A genome region from Hevea brasiliensis isolate MT/VB/25A 57/8 chromosome 9, ASM3005281v1, whole genome shotgun sequence includes the following:
- the LOC110652159 gene encoding probable CoA ligase CCL9 — protein MESLTLTGLLNKSATEFPNHRALSVSGQLDLTHSQLRHLVDHAASLLIASGVNPGDVVALTFPNTVEFVVMFLAVIRCRATAAPLNAAYTAEEFEFYLSDSESKLLITSPEGIESAQAAASKLNIPHGAATFHLKTKTITLSSSNTESNVGSVSELVNDSSDVALFLHTSGTTSRPKAVPLTQLNLASSVLNIKSVYRLTESDSTVLVLPLFHVHGLLAGLLSSLVSGAAVALPAAGRFSASTFWQDMIAYQATWYTAVPTIHQIILDRHIGKPEPAYPKLRFIRSCSASLAPAILDRLEEVFGAPVLEAYAMTEASHLMASNPLPEDGGHKAGSVGRPVGQEMAVLDENGVVQPAGVSGEVCIRGPNVTKGYKNNPEANKSAFQFGWFHTGDVGFFDSDGYLHLVGRIKELINRGGEKISPIEVDAVLLSHQDVAQAVAFGVPDDKYGEEINCAIIPREGSDIDEAEVLRHCKKNLASFKVPKKVFITDSVPKTATGKIQRRIVAEHFLAQISTAKVPKFGA, from the exons ATGGAGAGCCTCACCTTGACTGGGTTGTTGAACAAATCTGCAACTGAATTCCCCAATCATCGCGCTCTTTCCGTTTCTGGTCAACTCGATTTGACGCACTCTCAATTGCGACACCTCGTTGATCATGCCGCTTCTCTCCTTATCGCTTCCGGTGTCAATCCTGGCGATGTCGTCGCTCTCACTTTCCCAAACACCGTCGAG TTTGTGGTGATGTTTTTGGCCGTTATAAGGTGCCGAGCTACTGCTGCGCCGCTGAACGCCGCTTACACAGCCGAGGAATTCGAGTTTTACCTCTCCGACTCCGAATCAAAGCTCCTCATTACGTCACCAGAAGGCATCGAATCGGCTCAAGCCGCTGCTTCCAAGCTCAACATACCTCACGGGGCAGCCACGTTCCACTTGAAAACGAAAACAATAACCCTCTCTTCGTCAAATACCGAGTCAAATGTCGGCTCCGTCAGTGAACTCGTAAACGACTCGTCTGACGTGGCGCTCTTCCTCCACACCTCTGGAACAACCAGCCGCCCCAAAGCCGTGCCTTTGACTCAGCTTAATCTCGCTTCCTCCGTTTTGAACATAAAGTCTGTGTATAGACTCACCGAGTCTGATTCCACTGTTCTCGTGTTGCCTCTGTTTCACGTTCATGGTTTACTCGCTGGACTATTGAGTTCACTAGTCTCTGGAGCAGCCGTCGCTCTTCCAGCAGCCGGAAGATTCTCGGCCTCGACTTTCTGGCAAGACATGATTGCATATCAAGCCACGTGGTACACTGCCGTCCCCACGATTCACCAAATCATTCTCGACCGCCACATCGGCAAGCCAGAGCCGGCTTACCCGAAACTGAGGTTCATCAGGAGCTGCAGCGCATCTTTGGCGCCCGCTATATTAGACCGCCTGGAAGAAGTGTTTGGGGCGCCAGTGTTGGAGGCTTATGCAATGACTGAGGCGTCTCATTTGATGGCTTCTAACCCGTTACCCGAAGATGGTGGGCACAAAGCCGGGTCTGTTGGGAGACCCGTTGGTCAAGAAATGGCGGTGTTGGATGAGAACGGGGTGGTGCAACCGGCTGGTGTTAGTGGGGAGGTGTGTATTAGAGGACCAAATGTTACTAAGGGATATAAGAACAATCCTGAGGCTAATAAATCCGCATTTCAATTCGGATGGTTCCATACCGGAGATGTTGGGTTTTTCGACTCGGATGGGTATTTGCATCTCGTGGGTCGGATCAAGGAGCTCATTAATCGTGGAG GCGAGAAGATCTCACCGATTGAAGTGGACGCAGTACTTTTGTCTCATCAAGACGTTGCCCAGGCAGTGGCCTTCGGAGTCCCAGATGATAAATATGGGGAAGAG ATAAATTGTGCCATAATTCCAAGGGAAGGATCAGACATTGACGAGGCAGAGGTGCTTCGCCACTGCAAAAAGAACCTCGCAAGTTTCAAGGTTCCCAAGAAGGTTTTCATCACTGACTCTGTCCCAAAAACAGCTACTGGAAAGATTCAGCGCAGGATTGTAGCAGAGCATTTTCTTGCTCAAATCTCCACTGCCAAAGTTCCCAAGTTTGGAGCTTAA